GCACAGTGTAACTGTATACTTGTGCTTCCACAGaaatgtgtatgcatgtgaaCGTTTGTATGCTACTGTGCATCCGCATGTCCACTCGTACGAGAGTCGTCGACATATCTAGGAAATGCACTGTCTGGGTTCGACGTCTTCATTTCTCGACCGCATGagcgttttctgtgttggTGCTCCTGTTTAGGTCCCCGATATTACGACGCATGGTGGAGCAAGCAGACAAGAGGAACATAACGCTGGTTGTGGCGGCAGGGAACCACCGCTGCGACTTGGGGCAAATCGAAGAACGCGGCTGTCGATCAGACGACGGAAGTCTCAAAGGCTATCCGGCAGCCTACAGTGACACATTCCTCAACATGATCTCTGTCGGGGCTACAgacaaagagggaagagTCGCCTCTTTTACGAACTTCGACTCTTCCCCTGCTCACGACCGCATCCAAGTGATGGCTCCTGGCCGGGAACTCCCTTCCTGTAGCGATGGAAAAGATGCAAATAACGGTGAGAGAAATCAACTGGAAAGGAGGGAAAGCACACACACGCTTGAAAAGCCGTTCACCCTCTCGTACCTAGCCTCCCCTTTCGCTTACAAAATGCGGGCGGTAGCTGCCAGTGTTTatccctctctctttgcccCCTCTGCTTCAGCGGCGGGGGGGACGCTCTGTGCTGTTGCCGCTCAAGTGAatgaaacgcgttttcttccagaGAGACAAGTCGAGAGCACACGGCTTTCCTCCACATGGGCGCCCACAACCCTCCCAGGACCAACGTtttcgttcctttcctcacgcggtcctttctctgctttcctcgtgtttcctgcttcttgtggtctttcgcgtctctcgctttttccttttctctcgctgacGGTCTCCACTGAAGCTTGTTCTCCTGGCGTGGAGCTCGGCTGCTTCACTGACAGAGGCTTGGGAAGCAGAACCGGTGAGACACTGCCATCCCGACGCCACCAGGGTACATCAATTTCCCCGTCATGTTCACCCTGGACTCCTCGCGcatgtctgcgtttctcccagctgcatgcgccgcgcTTGCTCGCCGCGTGCGAAGCGTggaagagatcttcttctcctctgtgtgggtctctgtccttcttctctcttcgtcaaAATTTGCGTCTGTGAATGCGTTCCgcgctccttcgtcttcgccaaCTCTCCCCGCGAGCGAAtgtgtctcgcctctttctgcgttttccagaATATCTTTCCATGTCGGGaacctccttcgcctcgccgaTTGTCGCCGCCATCGTTGGACTGCTTCGCCTCAAGCGCCCCGACCTGCCTCCACGCGCGGTACGGTCTCTGCTCGTCAACTCATGCAAAGTGACGGACGACGCCTCCCTTGCTTCGCACTGCGAGTGCGGCGGCGTCGTCAGCGCAGAGAGGGCGCTGAAGCTCGCAGGGATTGGCCAGGACAGGGCGCCGGAGGCGCAGCACAAGTCCGCGGAAGCCGCGCAGAGCGAAGAGTGAAGCCGCTCACGGGAAAaagcagggaagaagcgcggcgccgcagaggacgcgaagagaagtTCGGACGCCGACCCGCAacgcaggcgagaggaaacgagaagacgagaaggcagagatcCGACGCGAACCAGCAGCAtacagagaacggagaagagacgagaagggagatcaaggaggagacagagaggcgcggcGGAAGCTTCACCAGATGTGCGCAGGAGGGCAATATCACAGAGAGCGGAGGCAAAGCAGCGCGATCCACGAAACAAGACAAGCGCtctcgaagaaaagaaacctTGATACGACAAGAAAGCAACTTCGCCGGGCATCCATCATTCTTGCAGTTgagcagggagaaagaaTTTGGTGAGTCAACCTCATCGGTGCATCTGGCATTCTCACCAGCGTCCTCGAAACAATCGAAGCCGCTCGTGCGTTTGGGGCTCGGCGCTGGCCTCTCGAAAGTCCCGAGAAAGGACATCAAAGagaaaagtcgaagaagTTGAAAGTGGCGGCAAAAACGGATTCAGAGTTGGCGactcagaaaaaaaaacaaagaaactgAAAGGGTGTCGTTTCTACGTGAAGCAATCCACGGATCTGAGcacggggggggggggggggcgaaACTGGTCCAAAcatcttttcctctctttctcccagTTCTGTGGCTGTGCGAGAATCTCTCTCCCCCGTGTCTCGACCGGACATCCGAGCTTCAAGAACGCGATCTCGACATCGAAAAAAAGGCATCTACACCTGCAGCGGtgcgcgcatgcgcatgcaacgcctgcatgcaagacCCTCGCTGCTGACGCATCAGACCAAAGGCCTTCCTCAGTTTCTTAAAATTCCAAACGCGTCTGGCGGCCGCGGGTCCCCAGCTGCTCACTCAAAAGAAGCGCGCCGATAGCTGcggaagagaacgaacaATACAGACGAAAAAGCGCGAATTCTATAGACCAAGGTTGAACTGTGAGTTCGCGGCTCCACAAGCGTGGACGCCGGAAACTCTGCAGCgtacagaagaaacgcaacgCCTCCACTGCGTCGCCatggaaaggaaagagggagacgtcgtgcgaagaaggcgcttcCGGATCGAAAAAGCCGTACAAACCAGCAGCTCACCTGCCAAGCAAACTGAAATGCCCAGAAAACGCTCTTTCCAGAACCTGCCGAAACACAGACAGGCAAACCACTCAAGCGGAAACTCACGACAgatccacacacacacacacagataaATGCAAGTATGCAGAAACATATGTTCTAGGCGTACTACTGTAACTACACATAAACATACATCCTATGCATATACACTAAAgtacgcatatacatatatatatatatatatatacagagatatataaatacattTCTGTGGCCGTGTGCACATTTGCAGCtgggcatgcatgcacatatatatatatatatcggaTACAGATACgattatatacatatatatatgtatcttaGCATCGCCTTGAAGTTGTCACATTCTTTGTTTTTTGAGAAACGGAATCACAAGAGATTGGACTGGCCTCATTTGCAAGACCTCCCGGGAGATCTGGAATTTTTCTTGTCAAGACCTACCAAAGAGGTGCGATTTTGGCGTGGTGAGAGGCAAAGTCACCCGCGAGGAGCAGCCCGCAGGCCATCGCTAGCAAGTACaggctctctgcagcttccacTTGTTGGGCGCCTgaaaaagcgagacagaaaaaggaagacgtAAAAAGCAGTGGAGCAAGAAAGCGGATGAGAGCTAAGGGCAGATGAAGGAAACAAccgagaaacgcatgcaaagtcCGAGAAACAAGGCAGACAgtggaacagaaaaaaaagcgacCTCGACGCTTTGAGAGTGTCTCAGTCGGAGCTCATCTGACAGAGCCGCGATGGAGATACCGAGGGGAACGGGAGGATATTTTCAGGAACACAGGAGTGGTACTCGGGAGCGAACGGAGGCGGAAAATTCAAACTTCTTTCGCGAGCAGAGACTTTGGAAGTCGCGCGAgcagaacagaggaaacgaagagacagaggtgaGGGTGAGAAGCTCGTGAACTGCCGCCCAGCTCAACTGAGGAGGATCCACAAGGTCTCACGGCTCCTTCAggaaaggacagagagagaacctgGAAACAGCTGTGCATCTCCAGTATCTGGAGACACCCGAAAGACGACGCCTGACGATTCAGATTGCTCTCGAGTTCCacggaggcagaaaaaacttgaaatccgagagaaaaggcacacCCGACAGGCAAGTCCTCCTCAACTCCGCGGCAAGGGAAGCGAACGCgacggagaacgaggaaagacacTCACCTGAAGCAGCGATGAGCGCAGCGACACCGTAGGCAACAAATCCAAATCGAACTCCATTTCTCGGTCCCCGGTCGCCTCTCTGAGACGGGCAAAAACACAGCGACTTTCTTCCTCAACTGAAACTGAGGACGCGCGTAGGCACAAAAGGCACTAGGCATGattctgcctctctgtggaTGTGCGTTCAGACGCGCTGATCCTGCCTAAATGTAGCTTTCGAACTCTAAGAAGTCAAGCATCCACTCCTTCTGTCCGACGCGACGTCAAGCGCGATTTcgctggtgagtttcccAACGCGCCTTGACTTCACTGGGCCTGTATGTACCCTTCGTCCAGTTGAAGCGATCAAATCCatccccccccctcccccagTTTCGCTCAGAGGCACGTTGAACGCGAAGTCTTTCTGCGACGGGAGGATCCGACGCCCTTTCTTTCAGCTTCGctaaaaagagagaaactcgcATGCAAGAGCCTCTGGGGTGCCACAGGTCTGCGATCGCTCCCCTTGTTGATCGTTGCAGGCATGCAGAGCACCAGTTAATCGATAGGCCGACGCGAAACAAAGATGAGAAGGCGTTCCGAGGAGACTGCAACTGTCCACGCTGCCGCTGTTTTCACACAGGACGCCGAGCGTCCTTGGGGGACCGGCGTGGAGTTAGGTAAGGCTGTAACAGCATGACCTTTCTCTTGAAACGCCTaggcttttctctccacctgtCTTTTGTGCTTCTTTGTGCCCTTGTCCAGAGGCGTCCTTCGCGTCGCTGCAAGCATTTTTCACTTGCTCTCCTTCGACGCTCCTTTCCTTACACTGCGAGGGCTCCCGATGTGCGCCAACTGCatgcctgcatgcattccCCACTTGGGGAGCACAGGAACGCAGAAACGTCAACGGGCGTCCAGGGCCGAGTCACCAGCGAATTCGCGACGCTGTGCGGAGACGCGAATGGAGCCAGAGAGCCTCTCGAAGCTCTTAAGACAACGCAGTCAGAAGGAAACCTGGCAAGACCCTCTTAGAGAGGACGCTGCACAGACGTCCGCTGCTGCTGGAGACCATTCATCTGTTCTCGACAGGAAACGAACGCCTCTTCAAGAGCCGTCAGACGGCAACTGACAACGTCCACTCTCTCGGAAGCTGTGTACAAATGTACGTTTCTGGAGACGAACGCCACAAGCATCTGACGAGTCTCCGTAAATGTCCGCTAAGCGCGTCTCGCAGTCTTTGCAGATGCTTTCGctagacagagaggcatgTGCAGGCGTCGCCGTGTAGGTCCAGTTGTCTATCTGTTTCTGCCGCGCCTGGAAAGCCGaagtcgcgttttttctctcgaaatCTCAAAACGACCGGAGGCGTCAACACAAAACTGGCACACCACTCAAGAGTGTATTTGCGTATCGAATGTTCACGGAAAAATAGACTACTACTCGAAGTAACAGAGCTTAAAGTGAACGTTGAACCAAGCGAACGCAGCCGCTCGCATGCGTCATCTTCAGGTGACTCTGGGGAAACTGGCGGTTTTCTAGACGTGTGCGCGAATCCTGCGTCTCACCCAGGAAGCCAGCAGAGTCGCGGCATAGTAGACACTCCAGCCAATCAGGTCGCGCGCCAGAGAGTCGAAGCCCCAGACTGgccaggagaaaaagagagaaaggaaaaggggaagaagcaaaaatGCGAAAAGAAACAGTGAATGCAGTGCATTCTGGAGGGAAGGATGCACACGAAGGATAGCAGACAGAACAAACTAGAGAGCGAAAAGGTCTCAGAACATGGTAGCCTTTTTCGTTCCCAGGAGGTCCGCTAGCCCACCGTCAAGGAAGCGCAGAGTGGCGAGAAACATGCAAATCAACGAGGCGACCAGAGGAAAGTCGAAAAAAAGATCACGAGAAccgggaggaaagagagagcaaggaaaAATGACTGAggcggaaaagagagagtaAGACTCACACACGCAAGGCCAAGGAGAAGCCGAAAGATCAGATGACGTGCAAGAAAGAAGGtaggagagaggagagagaaaggaaatgaaggagggaggaaagtcgaggaagcacagcgagaggacagaggagggcgaggagaaaacCGGAACGAGAGACCTTCGTTGACCAGCAAGGAGAACAGTCACACGGCAAGatcgaagagagacaccagtGGGTCTGAGAACAACACGGTGCTCCTTGGAGGCCCGGCAAGTCTTCAAGGGTTTGCCTTcgagttgcatgcagtctcaCGAATCTTCTGCGGTCAGTGAgacctttctttttcgcttccacTTGACACACAGTGAAGATACTCGTTCGACAGTGTGGGGAGGGGGGCATAACAGCAGCAAAGACAGCGCGTTTGCCTGCACGTTCGCGGAGCCTCGAACTTGGAAACATAGCACCTACGCGGGACAAGATGTGGAGCGACagcagagcagcagagaggcgccagtggcagaacgcgaagaaagaaccGAGCGCCTGAGGGCGGTTGAGTTACGCGAGCCCAGAAAGGCAGGAAGTGAAGATACAGGCCCGCTCGTGGATCGCCAAGATGTCGATAGTTTTGCGGTGGGCGTACACTCGCCGGAAGGTACGATGACGCGGAGGGTGGAGCTGCAGAAggcaggggagaagaggcgaacgacgaacgagaagagaaaagagagggagaagaaggtcgaagagaaaggagggaaggaggagatggagaggaagagcccacggaacagagaagaggtcTTGGCGCACAGCTTCTGAGAGCCGAGGtcgaaggggagagagacccAGAAAACTGCAGCGGAGACGACGACTCGCGTAAGCTCAGGTGAGGACTCCCTCTGTGTTGTTTGGGCGTCGAGCCTTCTGCTGCGGACGAAGTCCAAGTTTCTCTACGAACGTCACCAGAGAACGGAAGCTCTCTGTTCCAGGTGCTGGACttggaaaacggagaaggcgagaaacgtCCAGAAAGAGGCCTGGTCAGAACCGACTTCGCGGCTGTGAGGCGACAgccaagaaagagagagtgagaaaaACAGtgtggaaaaacgagagggtGGAAGGACGCCAGGCTTGGGCGCCGCCCCAGGAGGGCACCCGATACGCCGCGGACGCTGTGTGCCGTCATcgcggaagaaacgagagttTCAAGGTGAAAATGAAGCCATTATCACCGGTCGAGACACGCACCGGGTCAGCAGGAATCGAgttgagaaaaaagaaaagaactcgAGCAGTTCCGCTCTCCAGTTTCCACGAAAAACGACGCGCACATGGAGTGTGCCCGAGAGCGCGCTGTAAACGAACACCCGGGAGGGGTCCAGTGTGTCTTCTCGGAAAGAAGGGATGGAAATGCGAAGAAAGCAATTTGTTTGCATCTAtggaacagaaagaaaaggacagaTGGTCCAGCAAAGCTCGTCGATCTCCCTTTTCCCGAGACCGAACTCTGCTAGAACGgccgacgaagaaacgaaagtaCGCGTAGAGAAAGATCTCGACGAGGTGACTTTGCGACCAAGACCCAAAACCGAGGAAACGAGTGAACTTGACGAGGCAGAATTCGATCCCGTCTGCAAGGACAGAGACCAAACAGAAAGGACGGAGTTCGAGCAGTGAAACGAGAAGCGGTGGGGCAAACTGAtaggaagaacagagaagacgacttgCTCGCGGTCGTATGTGTAAAAGAACATGTCGAGTCTGCAAGCCcaccgcatgcagtctgtGCGGTGGCGTCCTGACAAGCTTTAGAGGAATGAGATGACCCTCCACAGTTTATGGCACTTTTTTTCCGCATGTTTTGGGCGGGACCACCGTCTCTCGCGAAATCCGCAGATCTGAGGGTTTCATCGCATTCAGGAAAGCAGAAGGGAGGGCTCCCCGACCTCAGTAAAAAAGCAGCGCGGGTGCCTGGTTCCCTGGCTCAGATCATTATGTGCgtagagagaaaaaaaggatgCTGCATTCATACTCTGCTTTTGCTTCTCTACCTTAGTGTGGAAGGCGGCCAGTTCACgagaagctgctgcagccTCTCTAGACGCTGTAGAGGAACCTGTAATCCTTCGTAGTGCAAATGCGACGGCACCTCAGAAAAGGCGCAGGGTTCACCATGAATTTAGACTTGCCCACGAGATGCAGGTAGTTCGTCCAGTTCAGTCTCTTCAGTTTGCCGACTCCGTGGAACGGAAGCTACCGAGGGCCGCGTCTGAGTGCGCTTTTACCAGGCAGTTGCGTATTCTTGTTGGCTGTCAAATCTCGTGCAATTTGAGACGTAATTGAGGAAGCTTCAAGTGACTGCTTCTCACACAAAATTCGGGCAAATCTGATTTCACATTCAGCGTTTTCCGCAGAGCGTCGTGCAGCAGTTCAGCGAGTATCCGATGTGAGAGGATCCGCGAAGTGACAGCATCGCCACTTGGAGTTGTCATATCGCTCCGAGGTCTAGGGCATAGAGCGCCCTTCTTTGTCTGACGGTACATTCCACTTGCGTACGGACAGCGAAGCAAAAGCGAGGGGAGGTCATGTGTGAGAGTGACAAGGGTGCTGCAACAGATCGAACTGTAGGCGAGGCTACTCAACGGGAAACACGGTTGCGTCGTTGCCATCCTAGACGGCTTGCCGTTGATACTGACAGTCTTAGGCATCGAAGGCAGGCCCTACGGTCGCTGTGTTGACGACTTTCTTCGTTGACTTCTCTGCATCCAGAGACTGAAACTCGGATCGGGAGGTACACTGCTTCGACCAGTTCAGGAGAAACTGCATTGCGGTCAAGAATCTGTTACTTTTTTAGGAATTGCAAGAGGGTGACGGCCGAGCCAGTCGGTTCCACTGAACACTCAGCGAAAACAATTCAGACAGGAAATGGAGCCTCGCGAATAAAAAACCGCGGTCATGACGGGGCATTTTCCCGTTTCCTATATTCAGTGGCCAAGGGTGGTGCGGAGACACTCACCATCAGGTATCGAGAATATGCTCCGCAAAACAGAggcttgtctttttttcacAAGAGCTTGCGACAAAAGCTTGCAGAAACGTGCACGACAACTTTCCGGGCGCCTGCTCATTGACAGACCTTGCGAAACAGGCTGGCAAGCTGTCGATTGTTTCTACTGACacaaagagaacagaagtTTCCTTTCAGCTGAAGACGAACATCCGCAGTTCTTGTGGTTTCTTCGAATGTGCAGTTGGTTTACTTTCGAGGCAACTGGGAgtctttctgcgtctgcccgAACTCCAGTCTTGGCGCTTAAGAAACGTCTGCTGCGGTGTCGCGTTTTTGACATATTCATCCTGTAAGAGGACAGTAGATCCTTGCTaaacagaaacgaaatcGCACTGATGTTAGACGATTCTTCTGTGTACAACACTGCACTGTGAGGCAACAAACCAGTTCTGTTACAATGCTGCGTGCGTCTTTTATTGTATATCTGCCGGACTGACGCACGCGCATGACCTCAATTTTAAAAGAACACAAGTTCCTCTGCTTTCCGGTCGAATGCGTCTTGACCTGTAGTTCGCATCTTGCTCGCGATTTGATGTTGAGACGCTGCTTCTGCGTATATCGATCTAGCACTAGCAATCGGTTACAATGGGCTCTTTTACATAGACAATCAATTCACAGTTCCGTTTTCCGTCCGAAGAGCTTTGCTTCACGCGAAGTGTTTGACTGTAGACGCGGCTTCCGAGTGTTTTTACCTTCTGAGGAACAATGATCCAACAGATGTAGTTGTTTTTTGTGAGAAAACAACTGCAAACCAAAAATACCTGAGTCTGCGGCAAGGGGCGACCACAGACACTCTAGACACCAGCTGTTGGGGGTCACTAGTGTCCATCGTGACCGTGCCACGGGGTTCCCTTATTCTCCTTGCAAGTTGTACAAAGATGAGAAAAGAGTAATGTGCCTTAACGCTTCAGCGAGAGGGCCTTAGCATCCGAGAAATCGATCAAGAATACGAAGGCGTGACCGCAAGACGCTTTTTAGAGCAAACACTCTCCGTAACGTCGCTGtttttcgcgcttctcgTTCGTCGTAACAATCCGGCAGGGCTGCTGCTTCCCTGGCCTGCCTGCGCTCGTGGTATACACATCAACTCAAATCCGAAAAACAACAGGACATTTGCTGCCTGTACGTGACATATGCTTCGCGTCTTGCCCATGCATGCTCGGTTGCACGTTGCTTCTTTTTGAGGAGGGTCCTACTAGCTCGCTCACAGTCCGTTGCTGAACTTCCATGTGACTTGCTTGTGCGCCCTGCTAGCAGGTGGCGGGCGCTCGACGTCGTCGCCATTCTGTCGGAAGTCTTTCCGAGGTTCGCTGAATTGTTTTCCGGAAAACTGCTGCCGCGCCAAGAGCCTGTCTCTATTTGTGAAGAAATATCTTTTCGCGGGAGGTCTTTCAGAGGTCTCAAGCAGTGTGCTCGTCAAGACGGGGGAAAAATCGTGCAGCCAGCGCACCCAGCCGGTTTTGCGCGCGTCGGTCTGCggctttcctctttttgcGGCTTGGctgtttgcgttttttctttccctAATGCATATTTGCTGGACACGGAAGTCGACGCTACCCAACACACGCCAACAGGTGATGTACCAGCTCTCGTAAAAGCCGGAGTCTCGTAGGGGCGCCGCTGTCGCAAGGGGGCTAGGCCGAGCATGGCGTTGGTGGTTCCGTGGTTCTCTGAGGACCGTCGATATCTGCTGGACGATGGGACTGGGATTTTATCACCTTAGTCGCGTGTTGAATTTTTCGAGGGGGATTGCGGTGTATCGTTTGCGTTTTCGCGGAGAGCTGTTTCTCCGCGATATCCaagcgtttcttcgtttccgcaGCGAGGTTCTCTCCGGCGGTCGTTCCCTGCCAGTGActctttcgttcttttcctctgcaaGTCACCTCTTTGCTAGCCGTTGCCACTTCACGCCTTTCGGCCACAGAAGAGGGTTCCCTTTTCTTGTCTGGTACGAGTTCCCGGTGTGAGCGCCGTCTAGCGTTCTGCCAGTGACAAACACTGTCGTGGCTTCTTTCTCAGGTGCTCCTGTGCGGTGAAGACTTGCACATCCGACACACTGCGTTTGCGAAGGATGACACTGCTCTCCACGCTGGCTCAACCAACTGGAACAGGTCGAAAACTGCAGCCCgttctttctgtcgttttcttttcgagATCCCAGTCCTGTGTTATTCATGTTTCGCAACCTGTACCGTACGGGTGCTGTTACTGACAGTCTCACCTCCACGTCACTCTCACAATTGAACcacttcgttttttccgtcGCTGCCCTTCTCCAGTGCGTTGCAAAGTGTCGTTTGCAAGGATCGCGTTTTcgctccctcctctccccatTAGATGGGTGCGGTCGGTAGACGACCAGCGAGCACAGCACCTCCGTACCCCTCAAACTGACGGCAACGGCGCTCTTTGGTTTCCGTATTTTTCTTCAGGAGCTACCGGAAGAACGAGGGAAGCAAGATAAAAGAGAAAACCGAACATGGTGGTCTTGCCATGGACCTGGGGGGCCGCTTCACGAGCGAACATGCCGAAATCTGGAACTGCCAGCAGCCGCAATCTTGGCTACGTGAAGGCGGTGAATCTCCCGCGACTCTCCAAGGATCCCGATACGTGAGACTCGCGTCTTCACCAGAGGACAACTGCAAATTTGGAACCttatgtatacgtatataagGAGATGTCCATGCCCAGATGTCTATGCGTggatgtatgtatgtatgacTGCACACGTGTATAGGCGTCTATTTGTGTGTTTTCGTtcatatgtatgcatgcatatgtggCGGTGTCGATCTATcgatctatctatctatctatatatatatatatatatgtatgcgtcTACGCatgtctttgcatgcagttatCTGTGTATACGTATTCAATTGGTTTCACTTTCTTTCCAGTCATTGCCGTCTTCAGTATGCCCTGCTACCATGGGAGGCTTCAATAGATTCGTGAATCAGCAATCTGTCCTGTTCTTTCGTTTGCATGGATTCTCAGGCTGCTCAGAAAAGTCGTACTTTACCGAGGAGACATCACCGAGCTGGATGTGGACGTTATTGTGAACGCGGCAaatccttctcttcttggaGGTGGAGGCGTCGATGGAGCAATTCATCGGAAGGCGGGACCTCAGTTACGAGTTTTCAACCAGACTCTGGGCGGCTGCAAAACAGGTTCGTTCAACGCCTTCCGAGCTGAATTTGGTCTCTCGTCTAAGTCATCGCACCGTGCAGAGAAATCACGATCGCAGCGCTGTTTTTGTTTTGAATTTGGGGTCTCTACGCCTAGACACGAACTCAACGTTTATTCTGTTAGCACAGCAACCcaacacacacatgtatatatatatatatatatatatatatgcacgtgtgtctctgcaaatgtatacatacacacatctatgcatatatatatatatatatatatatatatatatgcaggtTTAGTAACGATGATGTGTATAGTGAATGCGTGGTGTCTGGGTGCTTTCGAGAGGCAGTGTGATTGTTTACAATGGCGATTGagcttgtctgtctccaaATGGAGAGGCGATTCTGTCCACATTTGTCGGCCGTACCAGGCTGCACCTCACTGCTCTCTTGTCCACCTTTTCTGAGTGTGTGAAAATCTGAATTCCTTTTCAGGCGAAGTAAAGGCATCGCCAGCTTTCCAGCTCGTCTGCAAACAAATTTTCCATACAGTTGGGCCGCGAGGTGAACAGTCACAGGCTCTCCGCGCCTGTTATTTGAATGCTTTAGAGCTGTTGAAGGTACGTTGATTGAagctgtcttttctcttccctccccACCTTTATGTCGCACAAGATCTTTGTCCGGTTTGTCAAGGAGAGGGGAAACGTCGCTCTGTTGGAAATTCCAGACGAGAAGCCCAGGAAGCCACGGCCATCTTGGTAGtcagacgaaaagaaaagcagagagattCTCTGAGCTGCAGCGATGGAGACCCGTCAGATAGGAAGCAGCAGAGTGCGGCACTACGTGTACAACTCAAGCTTCGTTTGTTCACA
This window of the Toxoplasma gondii ME49 chromosome VI, whole genome shotgun sequence genome carries:
- a CDS encoding hypothetical protein (encoded by transcript TGME49_240243~Predicted trans-membrane domain (TMHMM2.0):219-242:251-269:292-315:352-370), with protein sequence MTAHSVRGVSGALLGRRPSLASFHPLVFPHCFSHSLFLGCRLTAAKSVLTRPLSGRFSPSPFSKSSTWNRELPFSGDVRRETWTSSAAEGSTPKQHRGSPHLSLRESSSPLQFSGSLSPSTSALRSCAPRPLLCSVGSSSPSPPSLLSLRPSSPSLFSSRSSFASSPLPSAAPPSASSYLPASVRPPQNYRHLGDPRAGLYLHFLPFWARVTQPPSGARFFLRVLPLAPLCCSAVAPHLVPLWGFDSLARDLIGWSVYYAATLLASWWGMHAGMQLAHIGSPRSRGDRGPRNGVRFGFVAYGVAALIAASGAQQVEAAESLYLLAMACGLLLAGDFASHHAKIAPLWFWKERFLGISVCLAAIGALLLSEQLGTRGRQTRLEF
- a CDS encoding hypothetical protein (encoded by transcript TGME49_240247) — translated: MCSWFTFEATGSLSASARTPVLALKKRLLRCRVFDIFILRWRALDVVAILSEVFPRFAELFSGKLLPRQEPVSICEEISFRGRSFRGLKQCARQDGGKIVQPAHPAGFARVGLRLSSFCGLAVCVFSFPNAYLLDTEVDATQHTPTGATGRTREAR